One region of Nevskia ramosa DSM 11499 genomic DNA includes:
- the pgl gene encoding 6-phosphogluconolactonase, producing MAPIENIENIENRIEHQFDDAATASETLAALVATQLSEALQTRGIASLVVSGGKSPIPFFAALRVLPLDWSKVWITLADERWVEPASADSNERLLREHLLLDAAAAARFVPLKSAFTTAEAGLAASSAALAAIPQPFDVVVLGMGEDGHTASLFPGTSGLPAALLMDDPTALTAITPLTAPHQRISLRLPALLDSRCIHLPLSGASKLAVYQRALAENDPLQWPIAAVLHQAKVPVNVWLS from the coding sequence ATGGCCCCGATCGAGAACATCGAGAACATCGAGAATCGCATCGAACACCAGTTCGACGATGCCGCGACGGCATCCGAAACACTCGCAGCGCTGGTCGCGACACAACTGAGCGAAGCGCTGCAGACGCGCGGCATCGCCTCGCTGGTGGTCTCCGGCGGCAAGAGCCCGATCCCGTTCTTTGCCGCCCTTCGTGTGCTGCCGCTGGACTGGTCGAAGGTCTGGATCACGCTTGCCGACGAGCGCTGGGTCGAGCCCGCTTCCGCCGACAGCAACGAGCGCCTGCTCCGCGAACATCTGCTCCTCGATGCCGCCGCCGCAGCCCGTTTCGTGCCGCTGAAATCCGCATTCACGACTGCCGAAGCCGGACTGGCCGCCAGCAGCGCGGCCCTGGCGGCGATCCCGCAGCCGTTCGATGTCGTCGTCCTCGGCATGGGCGAAGACGGGCATACCGCGTCGCTGTTTCCGGGCACCAGCGGCCTGCCCGCGGCACTGCTCATGGACGATCCAACAGCACTGACAGCGATCACGCCGCTGACCGCGCCCCATCAGCGGATCAGCCTGCGGCTGCCAGCATTGCTCGACAGCCGTTGCATCCATCTGCCGCTGAGCGGTGCCAGCAAACTCGCCGTCTACCAGCGCGCGCTGGCCGAAAACGATCCGCTGCAATGGCCGATCGCCGCCGTGCTGCATCAGGCAAAAGTGCCGGTCAACGTCTGGCTGTCCTGA
- the zwf gene encoding glucose-6-phosphate dehydrogenase, which yields MAQAPCFDLVFFGGTGDLALRKLLPALYYRHRDTKDCSGWRIIAVSRQPMETAAYLELVHEAFQRFIPAKDFDEAGWQRFSTRIEYLSLDGLNPDDYGLLSHTLADSADRVRVFYLSTAASLFAAICENLAKAGLVTDLSRVVLEKPLGFSLESATAINEAVGRIFREPQIFRIDHYLGKETVQNLIALRFGNSIFEPLWHRASIRDVQITLAETVGVGDRGEYYDHYGALRDMVQNHALQLLCIMAMEPPSSIDPDEIRDEKLKVLRALRPFTPEDVRNKIVRGQYRAGAIDGKAVPGYLDETGIPEGSTTETFVSMRVDVDNWRWARVPFYIRTGKRMQERMSEIVINFRAVPHAILPGNDAGAVNRLVIRLQPDEGIELHVLAKVPGADMRVKPVKLDLDFAETFKTRQWDAYERLLMDVISGNLTLFMRRDELDAAWQWVDPIHAAWAAGSEAPKTYSSGTWGPTASSALIVRDGLSWKEET from the coding sequence ATGGCACAAGCACCCTGCTTCGATCTGGTTTTCTTCGGCGGCACTGGCGATCTGGCGCTGCGCAAGCTGCTGCCGGCGCTGTACTACCGGCACCGCGATACCAAGGACTGCAGCGGCTGGCGGATCATTGCCGTGTCGCGACAGCCGATGGAAACCGCGGCCTATCTGGAACTGGTCCATGAGGCCTTCCAGCGCTTCATTCCGGCCAAGGATTTCGATGAGGCGGGCTGGCAGCGCTTTTCCACCCGCATCGAATATCTGTCGCTCGATGGCCTGAACCCGGACGATTACGGCTTGCTGAGCCACACCCTCGCCGACTCGGCGGACCGCGTTCGCGTGTTCTATCTGTCGACCGCCGCCAGCCTGTTCGCGGCGATCTGCGAGAACCTGGCCAAGGCCGGACTGGTCACCGATCTGAGCCGCGTGGTGCTGGAGAAGCCGCTCGGCTTCAGCCTGGAAAGCGCCACCGCGATCAACGAAGCGGTGGGCCGGATCTTCCGCGAGCCGCAGATCTTCCGCATCGACCATTACCTCGGCAAGGAAACGGTGCAGAACCTGATCGCGCTGCGCTTCGGCAACTCGATCTTCGAGCCGCTGTGGCATCGCGCCAGCATCCGCGACGTGCAGATCACGCTGGCGGAAACGGTTGGTGTCGGCGATCGCGGCGAGTACTACGATCATTACGGTGCGCTGCGCGACATGGTGCAGAACCATGCGCTGCAACTGCTCTGCATCATGGCCATGGAGCCACCGTCATCGATCGATCCGGACGAGATCCGCGACGAGAAACTGAAGGTGCTGCGCGCGCTGCGGCCGTTCACGCCGGAAGACGTGCGCAACAAGATCGTCCGTGGTCAGTACCGCGCCGGCGCGATCGACGGCAAGGCGGTGCCCGGCTATCTCGACGAAACCGGCATCCCCGAAGGTTCGACCACCGAAACCTTCGTGTCGATGCGAGTCGACGTCGACAACTGGCGCTGGGCACGGGTGCCGTTCTACATCCGCACCGGCAAGCGCATGCAGGAGCGGATGTCGGAGATCGTCATCAACTTCCGCGCCGTGCCGCACGCCATCCTGCCCGGTAATGATGCCGGCGCGGTCAACCGGCTGGTGATCCGTCTGCAGCCGGATGAAGGCATCGAATTGCATGTGCTGGCCAAGGTGCCGGGCGCGGACATGCGGGTGAAGCCGGTGAAGCTCGATCTGGACTTCGCGGAAACCTTCAAGACCCGCCAGTGGGACGCCTACGAACGCCTGCTGATGGACGTGATCAGCGGCAACCTGACCTTGTTCATGCGCCGCGATGAACTCGATGCCGCCTGGCAGTGGGTGGACCCGATCCACGCCGCCTGGGCCGCAGGCTCCGAAGCGCCGAAGACCTACTCCTCAGGCACCTGGGGACCGACGGCATCGAGCGCCCTGATCGTCCGCGATGGTCTGAGCTGGAAGGAGGAAACCTGA
- the edd gene encoding phosphogluconate dehydratase, giving the protein MSLNPVVAAVTARIRHRSQALRAIYLKRIDAARESGTARGRLGCTNLAHAFAAADSGDKSQLRAGRWPNLAIVSAYNDMLSAHQPLERYPAIIKQAAREAFAVAQFAGGVPAMCDGVTQGEPGMELSLFSRDVIAMSTAIALSHNTFDAALMLGICDKIVPGLVIGALSFGHLPTVFVPGGPMPSGLPNDDKAKVRQLFAQGKVDRDALLESEAQSYHAPGTCTFYGTANSNQMLMEVMGLHLPGAAFVNPNTPLRDALTAAAAKRIAALTTLGDAYTPIAAIVDERAIVNAVVGLHATGGSTNHTIHLIAMARAAGIIIDWDDFSDLSAVVPLLARIYPNGKADVNHFHAAGGMGYLIRELLGAGLLHGDVQTVAGPGLAAYAQEPFLDAAGKLVWRDAPALSGDDSVLRPVSNPFSADGGLRRLTGNLGRSVIKVSAVKPEHRIVEAPALVFDSQEAVQAAFKRGDLRRDFVAVVRFQGPRANGMPELHKLTPPLAVLQDEGFHVALVTDGRMSGASGKVPAAIHVSPECLAGGALDRVRDGDLIRLDAEAGTLEALVDAAEWAARLPATADLSGNESGMGRELFASARSMVSTAETGAVIFGGGLAPPTVTADLWPVEHENPSAE; this is encoded by the coding sequence ATGTCGTTGAATCCGGTCGTTGCCGCTGTCACTGCCCGCATCCGGCACCGTAGCCAGGCGCTGCGGGCCATCTATCTGAAGCGCATCGATGCCGCGCGCGAATCCGGCACGGCACGTGGCCGTCTGGGTTGCACCAATCTCGCCCACGCCTTTGCCGCAGCCGACAGCGGCGACAAATCCCAACTGCGCGCCGGCCGCTGGCCGAATCTGGCGATCGTCTCGGCGTACAACGACATGCTGTCCGCGCATCAGCCGCTGGAGCGCTATCCGGCGATCATCAAGCAGGCCGCGCGCGAGGCCTTTGCCGTCGCCCAGTTCGCCGGCGGCGTGCCGGCGATGTGCGATGGCGTGACCCAGGGCGAGCCGGGCATGGAGCTGAGCTTGTTCTCGCGCGATGTCATTGCCATGTCGACCGCGATCGCGCTGAGCCACAACACCTTCGATGCCGCGCTGATGCTCGGCATCTGCGACAAGATCGTGCCCGGTCTGGTCATCGGCGCGCTGTCCTTCGGCCATCTGCCGACGGTGTTCGTGCCCGGTGGGCCGATGCCCTCCGGCCTGCCGAACGACGACAAGGCCAAGGTCCGGCAACTGTTCGCGCAGGGCAAGGTCGACCGCGATGCGCTGCTGGAATCCGAAGCGCAGAGCTATCACGCGCCAGGCACCTGCACCTTCTACGGCACGGCGAACTCGAACCAGATGCTGATGGAGGTCATGGGCCTCCATCTGCCGGGCGCCGCCTTCGTCAATCCGAACACGCCGCTGCGCGATGCGCTGACTGCCGCCGCCGCCAAACGCATCGCCGCGCTGACCACGCTCGGCGATGCCTACACGCCGATCGCCGCGATCGTCGATGAGCGCGCCATCGTCAACGCCGTCGTCGGCCTGCATGCGACGGGCGGCTCGACCAATCACACGATCCATCTGATCGCGATGGCGCGCGCCGCCGGCATCATCATCGACTGGGATGATTTCTCCGATCTGTCCGCCGTGGTGCCGCTGCTGGCGCGCATCTACCCGAACGGCAAGGCCGACGTGAACCATTTCCATGCCGCTGGCGGCATGGGCTATCTGATCCGCGAGCTGCTTGGCGCTGGCTTGCTGCACGGCGATGTCCAGACCGTGGCCGGGCCGGGGTTGGCCGCCTACGCCCAGGAGCCGTTCCTTGATGCCGCGGGCAAGCTCGTCTGGCGTGACGCGCCAGCGCTATCCGGCGATGACAGCGTGCTGCGCCCGGTCTCGAATCCGTTCAGTGCCGATGGCGGCCTGCGCCGGTTGACCGGCAACCTCGGCCGCTCTGTCATCAAGGTGTCGGCAGTGAAGCCGGAACATCGGATCGTCGAAGCGCCGGCACTGGTCTTCGATTCCCAGGAAGCGGTGCAGGCGGCGTTCAAGCGCGGCGATCTGCGTCGCGATTTCGTCGCGGTGGTTCGTTTCCAGGGACCGCGTGCGAACGGCATGCCGGAGCTGCACAAGCTGACGCCGCCGCTGGCGGTGCTGCAGGACGAAGGCTTTCACGTCGCGCTGGTTACCGATGGCCGCATGTCCGGCGCTTCCGGCAAGGTGCCGGCAGCGATTCATGTGTCGCCGGAATGTCTGGCCGGTGGCGCGCTGGATCGGGTCCGCGATGGCGATCTGATCCGTCTCGATGCCGAGGCCGGCACGCTGGAAGCGCTGGTCGATGCCGCCGAGTGGGCGGCGCGGCTGCCGGCGACGGCTGATCTGTCCGGCAATGAAAGCGGCATGGGGCGCGAGCTGTTCGCGTCGGCACGGTCCATGGTCAGCACGGCGGAAACTGGCGCCGTGATCTT